A genomic region of Ensifer sp. PDNC004 contains the following coding sequences:
- a CDS encoding MFS transporter produces the protein MTTITIQEALDRAGTGPYQRRLMGIFGLVWTADAMQVLAVGFTAASIAATFGLTVPQALQTGTLFFLGMLIGAVGFGRLADRIGRRRVLIVTVACDAVFGILSIFAPNFAVLLVLRFLTGAAVGGTLPVDYAMMSEFLPVRSRGRWLVMLEGFWAVGTLIVALAAWLISLAGLADGWRYIFAVTAIPAVIGVGLRFLVPESPLYLLRTGKAEAARAIVDRMLAVNGRPQLEPTVSIALPAATAAVGIFSKDLRRRSLLILSVWFLVSVSYYGVFTWMPPRLAGEGFGFVRGYGFLVLIALAQIPGYALAAYGVETWGRRPTLVGFCLLSALSCLLFVVADAASVVAAALLIMSFALLGTWGALYAYTPELYPTASRATGMGAAGGMARLGGLLAPSLIGLLVAKGFGLAIGTFAGLLLVAAIAAALIDAETREVSLT, from the coding sequence ATGACGACGATCACGATACAGGAAGCGCTCGACCGGGCGGGCACGGGCCCCTATCAGCGGCGCCTGATGGGCATATTCGGCCTGGTTTGGACGGCCGATGCCATGCAGGTGCTCGCCGTCGGGTTCACAGCCGCCTCCATTGCTGCAACATTCGGGCTGACGGTTCCGCAGGCGCTGCAGACGGGCACGCTGTTTTTCCTGGGCATGCTGATCGGCGCCGTCGGCTTCGGCAGGCTTGCCGACCGGATCGGTCGCCGGCGGGTCCTGATCGTAACCGTTGCCTGCGACGCGGTCTTTGGCATCCTGTCGATCTTTGCGCCGAATTTCGCAGTCCTGCTTGTCCTGCGCTTCCTCACTGGCGCTGCTGTCGGCGGCACACTTCCCGTCGATTATGCGATGATGTCGGAGTTCCTGCCCGTGCGCAGCCGCGGGCGATGGCTGGTGATGCTCGAAGGCTTCTGGGCTGTCGGCACGCTGATCGTCGCTTTGGCGGCATGGCTTATCTCTCTTGCCGGCCTTGCGGACGGATGGCGCTATATCTTCGCCGTCACGGCCATTCCGGCAGTCATTGGCGTCGGACTTCGCTTCCTCGTGCCGGAATCGCCGCTTTACCTGTTGCGAACGGGCAAGGCGGAGGCGGCCAGGGCGATCGTCGATCGCATGCTGGCAGTCAACGGTCGGCCCCAACTCGAGCCGACCGTTTCGATCGCCCTGCCCGCGGCGACCGCCGCTGTCGGCATATTTTCGAAGGACTTGCGTCGGCGCAGCCTCCTGATCCTTTCGGTCTGGTTCCTCGTCTCGGTCTCCTATTACGGCGTCTTTACCTGGATGCCGCCGCGGCTAGCCGGCGAAGGCTTCGGCTTCGTGCGGGGCTACGGTTTCCTCGTTCTCATCGCTCTGGCCCAGATCCCGGGCTATGCGCTTGCCGCCTACGGCGTCGAGACGTGGGGACGGCGACCGACGCTGGTCGGCTTTTGCTTGCTGTCTGCCCTCAGTTGCCTGTTGTTCGTCGTCGCGGACGCGGCCTCGGTCGTTGCTGCCGCATTGCTGATCATGAGCTTTGCGCTGCTCGGCACCTGGGGTGCACTCTATGCCTACACACCGGAACTCTATCCGACCGCCTCGCGCGCGACCGGCATGGGGGCGGCCGGCGGCATGGCCCGGCTGGGCGGCCTGCTTGCGCCATCGCTCATCGGCTTGCTGGTGGCGAAGGGCTTCGGCCTGGCGATCGGCACCTTTGCCGGCTTGCTGCTTGTGGCGGCGATCGCCGCTGCGTTGATCGATGCGGAAACCCGCGAGGTGTCGCTGACCTGA
- a CDS encoding Na+/H+ antiporter encodes MEPTHLFELVIGMFVAIIALHYVAHRLGLPPSVALLSGGAMLAFVPGLPAIAVDPELVLVIFLPPLLLDGAWTIALGRLRRHLIGIASLAIGAVFFTAAVVAVVTHLIFPSLPWAACAALGAIVSPPDAVSARAVLQRVKLPRRLQILLEGESLLNDASGLVLFRFAIAAGITGAFSASEAVGNFFLLAIGGALVGVVIGTAWVLLARRLGDEYLIIAATALLSWTSYLLGEFLNVSGVIATVTTGLVASWHQHTVLSAATRMRGSAFWAVIVFLMEAAVFILIGLSLRGVVERGGGFETVAATLGWPILMVLIALTVARFLWVFGSDFAIWLGNRLGLKRYTPVGARGATVLSWTGVRGVVTLALALSVPEGFPGRDFILVTSFAVILGTVLIQGTTLGRVIAWAKLVEPSSEKAPLTLSQAEAAMAQAQLVTIQSRAYDTAGNLIHPQLLDRYQRRAVSIVDYAARTEHYTPILHAHFDVVLEAVATGRRELIRLHRAGEIDDETLHELERDLDLEELSAISAKA; translated from the coding sequence GTGGAACCGACACATCTGTTCGAACTGGTGATCGGCATGTTTGTCGCGATCATCGCGCTGCACTACGTCGCGCATCGGCTCGGCCTGCCGCCGTCGGTAGCGCTTCTTAGCGGTGGCGCGATGCTCGCCTTCGTGCCGGGGCTGCCGGCCATCGCGGTCGATCCGGAACTGGTGCTCGTCATCTTCCTGCCGCCGCTGCTCCTCGATGGCGCCTGGACGATCGCGCTCGGCCGTCTGCGCCGTCACCTGATCGGCATCGCCTCGCTAGCGATCGGCGCAGTGTTTTTTACCGCGGCCGTCGTTGCCGTCGTGACCCACCTCATCTTCCCCTCCCTGCCTTGGGCCGCATGCGCCGCACTCGGGGCAATAGTCTCGCCGCCCGACGCCGTCTCGGCACGGGCCGTGCTGCAGCGCGTGAAGTTGCCGAGACGGCTGCAGATCCTGCTCGAGGGCGAAAGCCTGCTCAACGACGCAAGCGGCCTGGTGTTGTTCCGCTTTGCGATCGCCGCCGGCATCACAGGCGCTTTCAGTGCCAGCGAGGCGGTCGGAAACTTCTTCCTGCTGGCGATCGGCGGCGCCCTCGTCGGCGTCGTCATCGGTACGGCCTGGGTCCTGCTTGCCCGCCGTCTCGGGGATGAGTACCTGATCATCGCCGCCACGGCCCTTTTGTCCTGGACGTCCTATCTGCTCGGTGAGTTCCTGAATGTTTCCGGCGTGATCGCGACGGTCACCACCGGCCTCGTCGCCAGCTGGCATCAGCATACCGTGCTTTCGGCCGCCACCCGTATGCGCGGCTCCGCCTTCTGGGCCGTCATCGTCTTCCTGATGGAGGCCGCGGTCTTCATCCTGATCGGCCTGTCGCTTCGCGGCGTGGTCGAGCGTGGCGGCGGGTTCGAGACCGTCGCTGCGACCCTGGGATGGCCGATCCTCATGGTCCTGATCGCGCTCACCGTCGCCCGCTTCCTCTGGGTGTTCGGGTCCGACTTCGCAATCTGGCTCGGCAACCGGCTGGGGCTTAAACGTTATACGCCGGTCGGCGCACGCGGTGCGACCGTGCTTTCCTGGACCGGTGTCCGCGGCGTGGTGACGCTCGCGCTTGCGCTGAGCGTGCCCGAGGGCTTCCCCGGCCGGGACTTCATCCTGGTGACCTCCTTTGCCGTGATCCTCGGAACGGTGCTGATCCAGGGAACGACGCTCGGGCGGGTGATTGCCTGGGCGAAGCTCGTCGAGCCTTCGTCGGAAAAGGCGCCCCTCACCTTAAGCCAGGCCGAGGCGGCGATGGCCCAGGCGCAGCTCGTCACGATTCAAAGCCGCGCCTATGACACGGCGGGCAATCTCATCCATCCGCAATTACTCGACCGCTATCAGCGCCGCGCGGTTTCGATCGTCGACTATGCCGCACGCACGGAGCATTACACGCCGATCCTGCACGCCCATTTCGATGTTGTGCTCGAAGCGGTCGCGACCGGGCGGCGCGAACTCATCCGGCTTCATCGCGCCGGCGAAATCGACGATGAGACGCTGCACGAACTGGAACGGGATCTCGACCTTGAAGAGTTGAGCGCAATATCAGCCAAGGCATGA
- a CDS encoding NUDIX hydrolase, which produces MRAIKKSKAPKPPKPKTLLQKLAASPEKLFSGSFRQQCAALCYRFAPDGAIEILLVTSRDSGRWLIPKGWPMKQKELHEAAAVEALQEAGVRGKVRKKPVGSYTYLKMLDDGDVVPCVVDIFQIEVTKLAEKYKEKGERSLAWVSPDEAARRVREIELKSLLVDFKPR; this is translated from the coding sequence TTGAGAGCGATCAAAAAGTCAAAGGCGCCGAAACCACCAAAACCGAAGACACTGTTGCAGAAGCTGGCTGCCTCTCCCGAGAAACTGTTTTCGGGTTCGTTTCGCCAGCAATGCGCAGCACTTTGCTATCGCTTCGCGCCTGACGGGGCGATCGAGATCCTTCTGGTGACGTCGCGCGACAGCGGCCGCTGGCTCATTCCAAAGGGCTGGCCGATGAAGCAGAAGGAACTGCACGAGGCCGCGGCGGTCGAAGCCCTTCAGGAAGCCGGTGTGCGCGGAAAAGTCCGCAAGAAGCCGGTCGGCAGCTATACCTACTTAAAGATGCTCGATGACGGCGACGTGGTGCCCTGTGTGGTCGATATCTTCCAGATCGAAGTCACCAAGCTGGCGGAAAAATACAAGGAGAAAGGCGAGCGTTCGCTCGCCTGGGTAAGCCCCGATGAAGCGGCGCGCCGCGTTCGTGAAATCGAACTTAAATCACTTCTGGTCGACTTCAAGCCACGGTGA
- a CDS encoding WGR domain-containing protein, whose amino-acid sequence MTIVQPYQIYVERRDAARNMARYYSMQISMSLLGEACLTRRWGRIGSHGQMMVHHFAQEEDAVKLFLDLTRSKRQRGYRPRT is encoded by the coding sequence ATGACGATCGTTCAACCGTATCAGATCTATGTCGAGCGAAGGGACGCGGCCAGAAACATGGCGCGCTACTACTCCATGCAGATCTCCATGTCCCTATTGGGCGAGGCCTGCCTGACGCGACGCTGGGGGCGGATCGGAAGTCACGGTCAGATGATGGTGCACCATTTTGCGCAGGAAGAGGACGCGGTCAAACTCTTCCTCGACCTGACCCGCAGCAAGCGGCAACGCGGCTATCGTCCACGCACATGA
- a CDS encoding L-fuconate dehydratase produces the protein MTRITDLRVFDLRFPTSQSLDGSDAMNPDPDYSAAYVILDTDREGLAGHGLTFTIGRGNDICCMAIKAMRHLIVGQDTSDILAHPGRFWRHLTSDSQLRWIGPEKGAMHLATGAVVNAVWDLLAKEAGKPVWRLVAEMSPEEIADIVDYRYMTDVLTRDDAVAILRKAEPGKAARIATLEQEGYACYTTSAGWLGYDDDKLRRLAQEAIDEGFNHIKMKVGRDLADDIRRLTIAREVIGPDRYLMIDANQVWEVGEAIDWIKQLAFAKPFFIEEPTSPDDVAGHRKIREAIEPVKVATGEMCQNRIMFKQFIAEGAIDIVQIDSCRMGGLNEVLAVLLVAAKYELPVWPHAGGVGLCEYVQHLSMIDYLAVSGTKDGRVIEYVDHLHEHFLDPCVIENAAYMPPQRPGFSIEMKPQSIADYTFAG, from the coding sequence ATGACCCGCATTACTGATCTGCGCGTCTTCGACCTGCGCTTTCCGACCTCGCAGAGCCTTGACGGTTCCGACGCGATGAACCCGGACCCGGACTATTCCGCGGCCTATGTCATTCTCGACACCGATCGCGAGGGACTTGCGGGCCATGGTCTCACCTTCACCATCGGCCGCGGCAACGACATCTGCTGCATGGCGATCAAGGCCATGCGGCATCTGATCGTCGGCCAGGATACTTCAGACATTCTCGCCCATCCCGGCCGCTTCTGGCGGCACCTGACCAGCGACAGTCAGTTGCGCTGGATCGGCCCGGAAAAGGGTGCGATGCACCTGGCAACCGGCGCCGTCGTCAATGCCGTCTGGGACCTGCTTGCCAAGGAAGCAGGAAAACCCGTGTGGCGGCTTGTCGCCGAGATGTCGCCGGAAGAGATCGCCGACATCGTCGACTACCGCTACATGACGGATGTGCTGACCCGCGACGACGCGGTCGCGATCCTCAGGAAAGCCGAGCCCGGCAAGGCCGCGCGCATCGCGACGCTCGAGCAGGAGGGTTACGCCTGCTACACGACATCGGCCGGCTGGCTCGGTTATGACGACGACAAGCTCCGACGGCTCGCCCAGGAGGCGATCGACGAAGGCTTCAACCATATCAAGATGAAGGTCGGGCGCGATCTTGCCGACGACATCCGGCGACTGACGATCGCGCGCGAGGTGATCGGCCCGGATCGTTATCTGATGATCGACGCCAACCAGGTCTGGGAGGTCGGGGAGGCGATCGACTGGATCAAGCAACTCGCTTTCGCCAAACCCTTCTTCATCGAGGAGCCAACGAGCCCCGACGATGTCGCCGGTCACCGCAAGATCCGCGAAGCGATTGAACCGGTGAAGGTCGCAACGGGCGAGATGTGCCAGAACCGCATCATGTTCAAGCAGTTCATCGCCGAGGGCGCGATCGACATCGTCCAGATCGACTCGTGCCGCATGGGCGGCCTCAACGAGGTTTTGGCGGTGCTGCTTGTTGCGGCGAAATATGAACTGCCGGTCTGGCCGCATGCCGGTGGCGTGGGCTTGTGCGAATATGTCCAGCATCTGTCGATGATCGACTATCTGGCGGTTTCCGGCACGAAGGATGGTCGCGTCATCGAATATGTCGACCATCTGCATGAACACTTCCTCGACCCCTGCGTGATCGAGAATGCCGCCTATATGCCGCCGCAACGGCCGGGTTTCTCGATCGAGATGAAACCGCAGTCGATCGCAGACTACACGTTCGCCGGCTAA
- a CDS encoding fumarylacetoacetate hydrolase family protein, protein MKLLRYGLPGQEKPGILDANGTLRDLSGHVADFSGAALDPDKLAELKALDLAGLPAVDGNQRLGPCVAGTGKFICIGLNYSDHAAETGATVPSEPIIFMKATSAIVGPNDDLIIPRGSEKTDWEVELGVVIGRKAKYVTEAEALDYVAGYCTVHDVSERAFQIERQGQWTKGKSCDTFGPTGPWLVTKDEVPDPQNLPMWLKVNGETMQNGSSKTMVYGVAYLVSYLSQFMSLQPGDIISTGTPPGVGMGMKPPRYLKAGDVVELGIEGLGSQKQSVRADD, encoded by the coding sequence ATGAAACTTCTTCGTTACGGCCTTCCGGGCCAGGAAAAGCCGGGCATCCTCGATGCGAACGGCACCTTGCGCGATCTCTCGGGCCACGTCGCCGATTTCTCCGGTGCCGCACTCGACCCGGACAAACTCGCCGAACTCAAGGCGCTCGATCTCGCCGGCCTTCCGGCTGTCGACGGCAACCAGCGGCTCGGCCCTTGCGTGGCCGGTACCGGCAAGTTCATCTGCATCGGCCTCAACTATTCCGACCATGCCGCCGAGACAGGCGCCACGGTTCCCTCCGAACCGATCATCTTCATGAAGGCCACCTCGGCGATCGTCGGTCCCAACGACGACCTGATCATCCCGCGCGGCTCGGAAAAGACCGACTGGGAAGTGGAACTCGGCGTCGTCATCGGCCGCAAGGCCAAGTACGTCACCGAAGCCGAAGCCCTCGATTACGTCGCCGGCTATTGCACCGTGCACGACGTCTCCGAACGCGCCTTCCAGATCGAGCGCCAGGGCCAGTGGACCAAGGGCAAGTCCTGCGACACCTTCGGCCCGACGGGCCCGTGGTTGGTGACCAAGGACGAGGTGCCGGATCCGCAGAACCTGCCGATGTGGCTGAAGGTCAACGGCGAGACCATGCAGAACGGCTCGTCGAAGACCATGGTCTATGGCGTTGCCTATCTCGTTTCGTACCTGTCGCAGTTCATGTCGTTGCAGCCGGGCGACATCATCTCGACGGGCACGCCGCCCGGCGTCGGCATGGGCATGAAGCCGCCGCGTTACCTCAAGGCCGGCGACGTCGTCGAACTCGGCATCGAGGGCCTCGGCAGCCAGAAGCAGTCCGTGCGCGCGGACGATTGA
- a CDS encoding SDR family oxidoreductase: protein MTADLKGKVVLITAAAQGIGRASALAFAKAGAKVHATDINADALAALAKEAVVETHQLDVLDTQAVEALVAKIGAVDVLFNCAGFVHAGSILDMKDSDLDFALDLNVKAMIRTIRAVLPAMLQRKDGAIINMASVASSIKGVPNRFAYGVTKAAVIGLTKAVAADYVSEGIRCNAICPGTVESPSLQERMRAQGDYETARAAFIARQPMGRLGTPEEIADLAVHLAGATYTTGQAYAIDGGWTI, encoded by the coding sequence ATGACAGCGGATCTTAAAGGCAAGGTCGTCCTGATTACGGCTGCTGCCCAAGGCATCGGCCGCGCTTCGGCTTTGGCCTTCGCAAAGGCCGGCGCGAAAGTACATGCGACGGATATCAATGCGGATGCGCTTGCCGCGCTCGCCAAGGAAGCCGTTGTCGAAACGCACCAGTTGGACGTTCTGGACACGCAAGCCGTCGAAGCGCTGGTCGCCAAGATCGGCGCCGTCGATGTGCTCTTCAATTGCGCCGGTTTCGTGCATGCCGGCTCGATCCTGGATATGAAGGACTCCGACCTGGATTTCGCCCTCGACCTCAACGTCAAGGCGATGATCCGCACCATCCGCGCCGTGTTGCCGGCGATGCTTCAGCGCAAGGACGGCGCCATCATCAACATGGCTTCGGTCGCTTCCAGCATCAAGGGTGTGCCGAACCGGTTTGCCTATGGCGTCACCAAGGCGGCCGTCATCGGTCTCACCAAGGCCGTTGCCGCCGACTATGTCTCTGAGGGTATTCGCTGCAACGCGATTTGCCCGGGCACTGTCGAAAGCCCGTCGCTGCAGGAGCGCATGCGCGCACAGGGGGACTATGAAACGGCGCGCGCCGCATTTATCGCCCGCCAGCCGATGGGGCGCCTCGGTACGCCGGAAGAGATTGCCGACCTTGCCGTCCATCTCGCGGGCGCCACCTATACGACCGGCCAGGCCTATGCCATCGATGGCGGCTGGACCATCTGA
- a CDS encoding MaoC/PaaZ C-terminal domain-containing protein has translation MSEQIIHFEDYELGHERLTTGRTITETDFVVHAGHTGDFFPHHMDAEFAKTLPGGQRIAHGTMIFSIGVGLTASLINPVAFSYGYDRLRFVRPVHIGDTIRTRVTISAKEDDPKRPKAGRVVERCEVINQRGEVVLAADHILVVERKA, from the coding sequence ATGTCAGAGCAGATCATCCATTTCGAAGACTATGAACTCGGCCATGAGCGGCTAACGACGGGCCGGACGATCACCGAGACCGACTTTGTCGTCCATGCTGGCCATACCGGCGATTTCTTTCCGCACCATATGGACGCGGAGTTCGCCAAGACCCTTCCGGGCGGCCAGCGCATCGCCCACGGTACCATGATCTTTTCAATTGGCGTCGGCCTCACCGCATCGCTGATCAATCCGGTTGCCTTTTCCTACGGCTATGATCGTCTGCGCTTCGTGCGTCCGGTTCATATCGGCGATACGATCCGCACCCGCGTCACGATTTCCGCCAAGGAGGACGATCCGAAGCGGCCGAAGGCGGGGCGCGTCGTGGAACGGTGTGAAGTTATCAACCAGCGTGGCGAGGTCGTTCTCGCCGCCGACCATATCCTGGTCGTCGAACGCAAAGCATGA
- a CDS encoding Gfo/Idh/MocA family protein, which produces MADNFDPATLRQWWPKPEKPRPIVIFGAGSIVGDAHLPAYRQAGFPVAGLYDPDREKAAKLADAWGIPAFNREEDALAVADAIFDLATPPAAHASILAKLPVGAAALIQKPMGSNLKAATAILEICRTRKLKAAVNFQLRFAPMMLALKDAIAKGYLGEVVDFDAWLALATPWGLWPFLKGLPRIEIAMHSIHYLDLVRGLLGNPQGVHAKTIGHPNHDVAQTRTAAILDYGDRVRCVLSVNHDHDFGRKFQACEFRISGTSGAAYVKLGVNLDYPKGEPDELWIRPIDGSEWASVPLEGAWFPDAFVNRMANLQRFATGEDQELIGSVEDAWQTMALVEAAYQSSATPATAIAPLPGR; this is translated from the coding sequence ATGGCTGACAACTTCGATCCGGCCACGCTCAGGCAGTGGTGGCCGAAACCGGAAAAGCCCCGGCCGATCGTGATCTTCGGTGCCGGCAGCATCGTCGGCGACGCCCATCTGCCGGCCTATCGCCAGGCCGGTTTCCCGGTTGCGGGCCTCTATGACCCCGACCGGGAGAAGGCCGCGAAGCTTGCCGACGCCTGGGGCATTCCCGCCTTCAACCGGGAAGAGGATGCGCTTGCCGTCGCTGATGCGATCTTCGATCTGGCAACCCCGCCGGCGGCCCATGCCAGCATCCTTGCGAAGCTTCCGGTCGGCGCCGCTGCCCTCATCCAGAAGCCGATGGGCTCAAATCTCAAAGCTGCGACTGCCATCCTCGAAATCTGCCGCACGCGCAAGCTCAAGGCTGCCGTCAATTTCCAGCTTCGCTTCGCGCCGATGATGCTGGCGCTGAAGGATGCCATCGCCAAGGGTTACCTCGGCGAGGTCGTCGATTTCGACGCCTGGCTGGCGCTGGCCACACCCTGGGGCCTGTGGCCTTTCCTCAAAGGCCTGCCGCGCATCGAGATCGCCATGCACTCGATCCACTACCTGGATCTCGTGCGCGGCCTGCTCGGCAACCCTCAAGGCGTTCACGCCAAGACGATCGGCCATCCGAACCACGACGTCGCGCAGACGCGGACGGCTGCGATCCTCGACTATGGTGATCGCGTACGCTGCGTGCTCTCGGTCAATCACGACCATGATTTCGGCCGCAAGTTCCAGGCCTGCGAGTTCCGCATCTCGGGCACGTCGGGTGCTGCCTATGTGAAGCTCGGCGTCAATCTCGACTACCCCAAGGGCGAGCCGGACGAGCTTTGGATCCGACCGATCGATGGCAGCGAATGGGCTTCCGTGCCGCTCGAAGGTGCGTGGTTCCCCGACGCCTTCGTCAACCGCATGGCCAACCTGCAGCGCTTTGCGACAGGCGAGGACCAGGAACTGATCGGCTCGGTCGAGGACGCCTGGCAGACGATGGCCCTGGTAGAGGCCGCCTATCAATCGAGTGCCACGCCGGCAACGGCGATCGCACCGCTCCCGGGACGCTGA
- a CDS encoding L-rhamnose mutarotase, which yields MQRMGMVIGLEAAKVAEYKALHAAVWPEILALISECNVTNYSIFLKEPENLLFGYWEYVGSDFKADVAKMAAHPKNQEWWSVCMPCQKPLETRQEGEWWAMMEEVFHHDGKVNSNG from the coding sequence ATGCAACGGATGGGAATGGTGATCGGCCTCGAAGCCGCGAAGGTTGCCGAATACAAGGCCCTGCACGCCGCCGTCTGGCCGGAGATCCTCGCACTAATTTCCGAGTGCAACGTCACCAACTACTCGATCTTCCTCAAGGAGCCGGAAAACCTGCTCTTCGGCTATTGGGAGTATGTCGGCTCGGATTTTAAGGCGGACGTGGCGAAGATGGCGGCGCACCCGAAGAACCAGGAATGGTGGTCGGTCTGCATGCCCTGCCAGAAGCCGCTTGAGACGCGGCAAGAAGGTGAGTGGTGGGCGATGATGGAAGAGGTCTTCCATCACGACGGCAAGGTCAACAGCAATGGCTGA
- a CDS encoding mandelate racemase/muconate lactonizing enzyme family protein, translating into MARIEKIELRMVDLPPKVKRTDAIQTFVSQETPIVTITDSDGATGTGYSYTIGTGGSSVMRLLSDHLVPILIGEDADCIEAIWHKMEFATHATTIGAITALALAAVDTALWDLRAKKQKLPLWKLAGGAKESCPLYTTEGGWLHIEKEALVEDALAAKAKGFSGSKVKIGKPHGSQDYDRLSAMRKALGDGFEIMTDCNQGFTVDEAIRRASRLKELDLAWIEEPLPADDLDGHIRLTRSTPTPIAVGESMYSIRHFREYMQKGACSIVQVDVARIGGITPWLKVAHAAEAFDIPVCPHFLMELHVSLVCAVPNGKYVEYIPQLDDLTTKGMEIREGRALAPSEPGVGISWDWDAVRARSIDEFTREFRG; encoded by the coding sequence ATGGCAAGAATCGAGAAAATTGAACTGCGCATGGTCGATCTGCCGCCGAAGGTGAAGCGGACCGATGCGATCCAGACCTTCGTCAGCCAGGAAACCCCGATCGTCACGATCACCGACAGCGATGGCGCGACAGGCACCGGTTACAGCTACACGATCGGCACCGGCGGCTCCTCGGTGATGCGGCTGCTCTCCGATCACCTCGTTCCGATCCTGATCGGCGAGGATGCCGATTGCATCGAGGCGATCTGGCACAAGATGGAGTTTGCCACGCACGCAACGACCATCGGTGCGATTACGGCGCTGGCGCTTGCCGCCGTCGATACGGCGCTCTGGGACCTGCGGGCCAAAAAGCAGAAGCTGCCGCTCTGGAAGCTCGCCGGCGGCGCAAAGGAAAGCTGCCCCCTCTACACCACCGAGGGCGGCTGGCTGCACATCGAAAAGGAAGCGCTGGTCGAAGACGCGCTTGCCGCCAAGGCCAAGGGTTTTTCCGGTTCGAAGGTGAAGATCGGCAAGCCGCACGGTTCGCAGGACTACGATCGTCTGTCGGCGATGCGCAAGGCGCTCGGCGACGGCTTCGAAATCATGACCGACTGCAATCAGGGTTTCACCGTCGACGAGGCGATCCGCCGCGCGTCGCGGCTGAAGGAACTCGACCTTGCCTGGATCGAGGAGCCGCTGCCGGCCGACGATCTCGACGGCCACATAAGGCTGACGCGCTCGACGCCGACGCCGATTGCAGTTGGCGAATCCATGTATTCGATCCGCCACTTCCGCGAATACATGCAGAAGGGCGCCTGCTCGATCGTCCAGGTGGACGTTGCCCGCATCGGCGGCATCACGCCCTGGCTGAAGGTCGCGCATGCGGCAGAAGCCTTCGACATCCCGGTCTGCCCGCACTTCCTGATGGAGCTGCATGTCAGCCTCGTCTGCGCCGTGCCCAACGGCAAATATGTCGAGTACATTCCGCAGCTCGACGACCTGACGACCAAGGGCATGGAGATCCGCGAAGGCCGTGCGCTAGCGCCGTCCGAGCCAGGCGTCGGGATTTCCTGGGACTGGGATGCCGTGCGCGCCCGCTCGATCGACGAGTTTACCCGCGAGTTTCGTGGCTAG
- a CDS encoding ABC transporter ATP-binding protein produces the protein MAPVTLRKLVKRYGALEVVHGIDLEVKDREFIALVGPSGCGKSTTLRMIAGLEDVSDGAIEIGGKKVNDLPPRARNISMVFQSYALYPHMTVAENMGFSLKIAGRSADEIKTRVDEAATILDLSHLLERRPSQLSGGQRQRVAMGRAIVRQPDVFLFDEPLSNLDAKLRTQVRTEIKKLHARMQATMIYVTHDQVEAMTLSDRIVIMRDGYIEQVGTPEEVFQRPATRFVAGFIGSPPMNMDEAIVDDGTLVFASGARLPIPPRFVSALRPGQKVTFGLRPDDIYPSGHGLHAGDASAVHEVELPVSITEPLGNETLVFIQFNGRDWVSRMLNPRPLGPSEKVRMSFDLSRAHLFDIDTGKALEG, from the coding sequence ATGGCTCCTGTCACACTCAGGAAACTGGTCAAGCGCTACGGCGCGCTCGAGGTCGTCCACGGCATCGACCTCGAAGTGAAGGACCGCGAGTTCATCGCGCTCGTCGGCCCGTCCGGCTGCGGCAAGTCGACGACGCTGCGCATGATCGCCGGCCTCGAAGACGTCAGCGACGGCGCGATCGAAATCGGCGGAAAGAAGGTCAACGACCTGCCGCCGCGGGCGCGCAATATCTCCATGGTCTTCCAGTCCTATGCGCTCTATCCGCATATGACGGTCGCCGAAAACATGGGCTTTTCCCTGAAGATCGCCGGGCGCTCGGCCGATGAGATCAAGACGCGGGTCGATGAAGCCGCTACCATCCTCGATCTTAGTCACCTGTTGGAACGTCGCCCGTCGCAGCTTTCCGGTGGCCAGCGCCAGCGTGTTGCCATGGGCCGCGCCATCGTGCGCCAGCCAGATGTCTTCCTGTTCGATGAGCCGCTGTCGAACCTCGACGCCAAGCTCAGGACGCAAGTCCGCACCGAGATCAAGAAGCTGCATGCCCGCATGCAGGCAACGATGATCTACGTCACCCACGACCAGGTCGAGGCGATGACGCTTTCTGATCGCATTGTCATCATGCGCGACGGCTATATCGAACAGGTGGGAACGCCCGAAGAGGTGTTCCAGCGTCCTGCCACCAGGTTCGTCGCCGGCTTCATCGGCTCGCCGCCGATGAACATGGACGAGGCGATCGTCGACGACGGTACGCTGGTGTTTGCAAGCGGCGCGCGGCTGCCGATCCCGCCGCGCTTTGTGAGCGCGCTGCGTCCGGGCCAAAAAGTCACCTTCGGCCTCCGGCCCGACGATATCTATCCGAGTGGTCACGGCCTGCATGCCGGCGATGCGTCAGCCGTGCACGAGGTGGAGCTGCCGGTGTCGATCACCGAACCGCTCGGCAACGAGACGCTCGTCTTCATTCAATTCAACGGCCGCGATTGGGTCTCGCGCATGCTCAATCCGCGCCCGCTTGGCCCGAGCGAGAAAGTGCGCATGAGCTTCGACCTGTCGCGCGCCCATCTCTTCGACATCGATACCGGCAAGGCTCTGGAAGGCTGA